A single window of Luteipulveratus halotolerans DNA harbors:
- a CDS encoding SIMPL domain-containing protein, whose amino-acid sequence MSAPDHSITVIGGGTAAGSPDVVRLVVAARAEARDVSAALEACQQSARTLTATLRDQGVTDAELRTLGVSVDTRWGPESRPSGYEATHRLGVSWRDPATVGGALKACADAVGNTFRLESLRLTVEDPSALEDQARQAAYDDAHRQAGDLARLAGRELGQVIAIDQPDQRGGPAPMARMAMSAGDGGGVEAGQHSVEVRLRVRWALT is encoded by the coding sequence ATGAGCGCACCGGACCACAGCATCACCGTGATCGGCGGGGGCACAGCGGCGGGCTCGCCCGATGTCGTACGCCTCGTCGTCGCCGCACGCGCCGAGGCACGTGATGTGAGCGCGGCCCTCGAGGCGTGCCAGCAGTCGGCGCGCACGCTCACCGCGACGCTGCGCGACCAGGGCGTGACCGACGCCGAGCTGCGCACGCTCGGGGTGTCGGTCGACACCCGTTGGGGCCCGGAGTCGCGCCCTTCGGGCTACGAGGCCACGCACCGGCTCGGTGTGTCCTGGCGCGACCCCGCGACGGTCGGCGGAGCGCTCAAGGCGTGCGCCGACGCGGTCGGCAACACCTTCCGCCTCGAGTCGCTCCGACTGACCGTCGAGGACCCGAGTGCGCTGGAGGACCAGGCCCGGCAGGCGGCGTACGACGACGCCCACCGCCAGGCCGGTGACCTCGCCCGGCTGGCCGGCCGCGAGCTCGGCCAGGTCATCGCGATCGATCAGCCCGACCAGCGCGGTGGCCCCGCCCCGATGGCGCGGATGGCCATGTCGGCCGGCGACGGCGGCGGCGTCGAGGCCGGTCAGCACAGCGTCGAGGTCCGCCTGCGGGTGCGGTGGGCCCTGACCTGA
- a CDS encoding SAM-dependent methyltransferase: protein MSTTTGSGRLTIGEVADKIFGPEVPFRLEAYDGSVGGRKDSSIVVRIDNERGLRYLVTAPGELGLARAYVQGDLTLKGADPGDPYDLLAVFLDKQLVQRPALSELPQILRSLGISSFRPPELPQEEAVPAWRRQVEGMRHSKRRDAEAIHHHYDVSNAFYEMVLGPSMTYTCACYPEDHSTLEEAQAHKYDLVARKLGLQPGMRLLDVGCGWGGMVRHAVKHYGVTALGVTLSQEQAAWAQQRIKEDGLDDRAEVRFTDYRDVTESGFDAVSSIGLTEHIGIKNYPAYFTFLHSRLRDGGRMLNHAITRPDNAGNGLKRGGFINRYVFPDGELAGVGTIVSTMQDNGFEIRHVEDLREHYARTTRAWCKNLSANWDACVREAGEGTARVWGLYMAGSSLNFERNNIQLHQVLGVKVGADGDAHYPLRHTFGV from the coding sequence ATGAGCACGACGACCGGTAGCGGCCGGCTGACGATCGGCGAGGTGGCCGACAAGATCTTCGGTCCGGAGGTCCCGTTCCGGCTCGAGGCGTACGACGGCTCGGTCGGCGGCCGCAAGGACTCCAGCATCGTGGTGCGGATCGACAACGAGCGGGGGCTGCGCTACCTCGTGACGGCTCCGGGCGAGCTGGGGCTCGCGCGGGCGTACGTCCAGGGCGACCTGACCCTGAAGGGCGCCGACCCGGGCGATCCGTACGACCTGCTCGCGGTGTTCCTCGACAAGCAGCTCGTGCAGCGTCCGGCCCTCTCCGAGCTGCCTCAGATCCTGCGCTCGCTCGGCATCTCCTCCTTCCGGCCGCCCGAGCTGCCCCAGGAGGAGGCCGTGCCGGCATGGCGCCGTCAGGTCGAGGGCATGCGTCACTCCAAGCGACGTGACGCCGAGGCCATTCACCACCACTACGACGTGAGCAACGCCTTCTACGAGATGGTGCTCGGTCCGTCGATGACCTACACGTGCGCGTGCTACCCCGAGGACCACTCCACGCTCGAGGAGGCGCAGGCCCACAAGTACGACCTGGTCGCCCGCAAGCTCGGCCTGCAGCCGGGCATGCGGCTGCTCGACGTCGGCTGCGGCTGGGGCGGCATGGTGCGCCACGCGGTCAAGCACTACGGCGTCACCGCGCTCGGTGTGACGCTGTCACAGGAGCAGGCGGCGTGGGCCCAGCAGCGCATCAAGGAGGACGGCCTCGACGACCGCGCCGAGGTGCGGTTCACCGACTACCGCGACGTCACCGAGTCCGGCTTCGACGCCGTCAGCTCGATCGGTCTCACCGAGCACATCGGCATCAAGAACTACCCGGCGTACTTCACCTTCCTGCACAGCCGTCTGCGCGACGGCGGGCGCATGCTCAACCACGCCATCACCCGACCGGACAACGCCGGAAACGGTTTGAAGAGAGGCGGATTCATCAACCGCTACGTCTTCCCCGACGGCGAGCTCGCGGGCGTCGGCACGATCGTGTCGACCATGCAGGACAACGGGTTCGAGATCCGGCACGTCGAGGACCTGCGTGAGCACTACGCCCGGACGACCCGTGCGTGGTGCAAGAACCTCAGCGCCAACTGGGACGCCTGCGTCCGTGAGGCAGGAGAGGGCACCGCACGTGTCTGGGGTCTCTACATGGCCGGTTCGTCGCTGAACTTCGAGCGCAACAACATCCAGCTGCACCAGGTGCTCGGGGTGAAGGTCGGCGCCGACGGCGACGCGCACTACCCGCTGCGTCACACCTTCGGCGTCTGA
- a CDS encoding FAD-binding oxidoreductase, translating into MAATVGWDEHNRAVGALRAQLSEIPPGEPVRLAKRSSNLFRPREGTGRPGLDVSELRSVVEVDAERRVAHVQGMCTYEDLVDATLPHGLMPFVVPQLKTITLGGAVTGLGIESSSFRNGLPHESVREMDILTGAGEIITASPTQNADLFRAFPNSYGSLGYSVRLEIDLDPVAPYVHLRHLRFDSVGALVDRMGELLRDREYDGEAVDFLDGVVFSADESYLVLGSWTERAPYTSDYTGREIFYRSVQQHAEDYLTVRDYLWRWDTDWFWCSRAFGVQNPRVRRFIPRRYLRSDVYGKIIRFENRHGWWARKEARQGKLPRERVVQDVEVPIERTEEFMSWFLDNVPIEPIWLCPLAVRDHEHGEQPWPLYPLKVGETYVNVGFWSTVEIPEGGSDGDANKRIEAEVEQLGGHKSLYSDAYYDEPTFWALYGGDTYQQVKKTYDPDGRLPDLYAKAVGRR; encoded by the coding sequence GTGGCGGCAACGGTGGGCTGGGACGAGCACAACAGGGCCGTGGGCGCATTACGCGCCCAGCTCTCCGAGATCCCGCCCGGTGAGCCGGTGCGGCTCGCCAAACGCTCGTCCAACCTCTTCCGCCCGCGTGAGGGCACCGGGCGCCCAGGCCTGGACGTCTCTGAGCTCCGCTCGGTCGTCGAGGTCGACGCCGAGCGTCGGGTCGCGCACGTGCAGGGCATGTGCACCTACGAGGACCTCGTCGACGCGACGCTGCCCCACGGGTTGATGCCGTTCGTCGTACCGCAGCTGAAGACCATCACGCTCGGGGGAGCGGTCACCGGGCTCGGCATCGAGTCGAGCTCGTTCCGCAACGGCCTGCCGCACGAGTCGGTGCGAGAGATGGACATCCTCACCGGCGCCGGCGAGATCATCACGGCCTCACCCACCCAGAACGCCGACCTGTTCCGGGCGTTCCCCAACTCCTACGGCTCGCTCGGGTACTCCGTGCGTCTGGAGATCGACCTCGACCCGGTCGCGCCGTACGTCCACCTGCGACACCTGCGCTTCGACTCCGTCGGCGCGCTGGTCGACCGGATGGGCGAGCTGCTGCGTGACCGCGAGTACGACGGCGAGGCGGTCGACTTCCTGGACGGTGTGGTGTTCTCCGCCGACGAGAGCTATCTCGTGCTCGGCAGCTGGACCGAGCGTGCGCCGTACACCTCCGACTACACCGGCCGCGAGATCTTCTACCGCTCCGTCCAGCAGCACGCCGAGGACTACCTCACGGTCCGCGACTACCTGTGGCGCTGGGACACCGACTGGTTCTGGTGCTCGCGTGCGTTTGGCGTGCAGAACCCGCGCGTGCGGCGCTTCATCCCCCGGCGCTACCTGCGCAGCGACGTCTACGGCAAGATCATCCGCTTCGAGAACCGCCACGGCTGGTGGGCCCGGAAGGAGGCGCGGCAGGGCAAGCTCCCGCGCGAGCGCGTGGTCCAGGACGTCGAGGTGCCGATCGAGCGCACCGAGGAGTTCATGAGCTGGTTCCTCGACAACGTGCCGATCGAGCCGATCTGGTTGTGCCCGTTGGCTGTTCGCGATCACGAGCACGGTGAGCAGCCGTGGCCGCTGTACCCGCTCAAGGTCGGCGAAACGTACGTCAACGTCGGGTTCTGGTCGACCGTCGAGATCCCCGAGGGCGGCTCTGACGGCGACGCCAACAAGCGCATCGAGGCCGAGGTCGAGCAGCTGGGCGGCCACAAGTCCCTCTACTCCGACGCCTACTACGACGAGCCGACGTTCTGGGCTCTGTACGGCGGCGACACCTATCAGCAGGTCAAGAAGACCTACGACCCGGACGGGCGACTGCCCGACCTCTACGCCAAGGCGGTGGGACGACGATGA